TGAAATGCAGATCTTGTGCGCGCTACGCATGCAACAGAAGCAGGCAGCAAAGTCATCACAGTCAAGACCAACAACGCAGTGGTTGTCATTTAGGCATTGTTCTGTAGACACTTCAGGAGGTAGGTCTGCAGCAGTTGGTGGTTACCTTTGACCAAAGACAGAACCTGAGGTGGGGTTCTAGATATAAAGTGTGTTGCACTCTTGCTGAAAGAGCAAAGATATGCTCTTATTCCTCTCCTTCACTGGAAGCGATGTTGTTTCAACATCCTGCAGCAAAAGGTAGAAGCCAGTTTAGCAAACCAGAGATGTTTGTGATGTAGCTTCCGGTGTCTTTGCAAGTTCAGCCAGTACCCAAGCCATTCCCCTAACCTAATCTCAGCTGAAGCTGCATGTAAAGCATGCTACATACTAGGCGGGCTTTATCAAAAGTCAGACCTGTAGACTTCTGCCGACAGGGGCTGGAACAAGAAAGGAAATTTGGGGAAGATTTTTTGGACTGAGCTCCCATccattgcagagagttgccagCAGCTGACAAAGCGTAGctgcaagtcggaatgctgcagttGATGCAAGTCAGAATGCTGTCATCAATGCAAGTTGGAATGCCGCCGTCGATGCAAGTCAGAATGCTGCCGTTGTTGCAAGTCAGAATGCTGCCGTTGTTGCGAGTCAGAATGCTGCCGTTGTTGCGAGTCGGAATGCCGCCGTTGTTGCGAGTCGGAATGCCGCCGTCGGTGCAAGTCGGAATGCCGCCGTCGGTGCAAGTCGGAATGCCGCCGTCGGTGCAAGTCGGAATGCCGCCGTCGGTGCAAGTCGGAATGCCGCCGtcggtgcaagtcggaatgctggcGTCGGTGCAAGTCGGAAGGCCGCCGTTGGTGCAAGTCGGAATGCCGCCGTCGGTGCAAGTCGGAATGCCGCAGTCGGTGCAAGTCG
This DNA window, taken from Palaemon carinicauda isolate YSFRI2023 chromosome 10, ASM3689809v2, whole genome shotgun sequence, encodes the following:
- the Pif2 gene encoding uncharacterized protein Pif2, which translates into the protein MQEKVEQTLFKMDQPLSLGMANQAITTQVPCMSYQSSSICFDCSIPTCTDCGIPTCTDGGLPTCTDAGLPTCTDAGIPTCTDGGIPTCTDGGIPTCTDGGIPTCTDGGIPTCTDCGIPTCTDGGIPTCTNGGLPTCTDASIPTCTDGGIPTCTDGGIPTCTDGGIPTCTDGGIPTCTDGGIPTRNNGGIPTRNNGSILTRNNGSILTCNNGSILTCIDGGIPTCIDDSILTCINCSIPTCSYALSAAGNSLQWMGAQSKKSSPNFLSCSSPCRQKSTGLTFDKARLDVETTSLPVKERNKSISLLFQQECNTLYI